In Parasphingorhabdus halotolerans, a single window of DNA contains:
- a CDS encoding sugar transferase, giving the protein MKRLIDMLLLAAALPFVLPLSVVVAFAVKLTSKGPALYWSKRSGKNDIIFLMPKFRTMRIDTPTVATHLLDEPGRWLTSVGPFLRRTSLDEIPQLFCLLTGEMTMVGPRPALFNQDDLISLRRERGINVLTPGITGWAQINGRDDLPIPTKVEFESEYMNRRSPWLDLKIIILTFWKVVRPSNVSH; this is encoded by the coding sequence TTGAAACGATTGATTGATATGTTGCTCTTGGCGGCGGCACTGCCATTTGTTTTACCACTGTCTGTTGTGGTCGCATTTGCGGTAAAACTAACATCCAAGGGACCTGCACTTTACTGGTCAAAACGGTCCGGCAAGAATGATATAATTTTTCTTATGCCCAAATTTCGGACAATGCGGATCGATACGCCAACGGTGGCGACGCATCTGTTAGATGAACCCGGACGGTGGCTTACGTCGGTTGGACCATTTCTCCGGCGCACCAGCTTGGACGAAATCCCTCAACTCTTTTGTTTGTTAACAGGGGAAATGACCATGGTCGGCCCGAGGCCAGCGCTTTTCAATCAGGATGACTTGATTTCCTTGCGGCGAGAGAGAGGGATTAACGTGTTGACTCCCGGTATCACCGGCTGGGCCCAAATTAATGGGCGGGATGATCTGCCGATTCCGACCAAAGTTGAATTTGAATCTGAATATATGAACAGACGATCGCCTTGGCTCGACCTCAAAATAATAATACTGACCTTTTGGAAAGTAGTCCGTCCGAGCAACGTGAGCCACTAA